In Sceloporus undulatus isolate JIND9_A2432 ecotype Alabama chromosome 7, SceUnd_v1.1, whole genome shotgun sequence, one DNA window encodes the following:
- the AKNA gene encoding microtubule organization protein AKNA isoform X3, whose product MANTPSNGWQHHPQEEEEEEEEGEEEDEEDELQGGSAPNGGPNMRESRLVGHIDRWNISSSSQEILEDVQLLQELNDYQDLLEENGEDYDFGELPEFGHLGKANPESPQAEYLEGDEISEDLSPLSYWRPKTDQQLDFPEDNREQDSSEGQAKPGGAWDVASEGEAYAELSFEGQYGSEFSTSPEALRDPMALYKHRKSHSFTSDGGEEELSENSNLSPSPSGPPPEHSRLKIDVLEIQGLEMEEFPQETELSSLLERSHACSSPTGSMPWSRRPLGHPLMEHLQNSASIDAEMFPESFWMENVAQPVETVLKMATAQMGQRRPSTQREGLLDSREATETPPALRRLSYRQPERAQKLKIDIPYGLPSKFRRQSRSLSPQGRASQRKDGGAGSSQPNQASQPALVTGDPLPYGRGKLNYPLPDLSKVEPRVRFPKDSESYHPPRGKTIPARSKDPGKPVIFKSPAEIVREVLMSSGEGSPQKYAAPTVSVIPEELKSPRQATELVHQLQEDYHKLLTKYAEAENTIDRLRLGTKVRLYADPPKPSHGVQMGTVSQPSKVMTFSIPQVRAAEVTGRSSSVPEPAQNKGFSGQRIVSSSLPNSADTDIPKVDGFTSPGTGFTGDDLTQLLASQAKKIRDQVESLEELIWTGRLTPEDQQKGFARLKEAQGALEQAYLQARDEHRLLQKQQEPAGALGDFDPDRVVEGEIFHLEMRLEELKERLEEAVSNQLLAQKRPEETISSSSHFLVQSPKAQMGSPTPSLQAPTPAIQTPYPQASDLENSRYKVQADMEGSSISDEMIEEGEGLPEPLRHMQLQVEKDFDHLLGHYSSFKSLPEALSLEQLHSEAHHFSPEETDGTTATENPGTNEDSVQTVPKDKKATRVSSSSSTKEAQQRKPLHLLPRKPQRPPYQVRDVTSAQAVNLATQEESSEKDRTSGSLRKVSSREKEEKLSPHSSMVSVEDSSISERISQKPFRKTNMALSEDLRILSPETDSGFVGSEASRVSPLAQMPKHHSSQLRSHGMMGESVPTNGAHHPAPQKKGAIVMEPQGADVSPRNRPSESGLQRRSLSKRVPHRIRSPRQRTNNIASEMEPGTESSHNNSEAEAELPSRHGTYNLLPDEPKRSCSPSSSATSLSPSRMHSYSLLNSRMERDQAIAALQDEVSQLRQSLDETLHGPFGYPKHSSSPRASKLPMPPQNSASFFTSADPTRKTSGKRAVESEDMPSPIKSEERMRRSSLGRGGTQEDLTPTGSDYSTPKSQKGRQKEVSPSRMENPKQSTLRGPYTGTPYAFPNQASREPRIIKGTSLCSHCQGAKTHLGEALTSTPSTNEIEGSDSQKDSFGTSRHTTQKKTEAPTCLFCRDTGKRKTKDKTTPERTSIRKTLVDNRKVTITIHHNDLASGTLRSHHKFPPLATSLLFRWHLILCHL is encoded by the exons ATGGCCAACACGCCAAGCAATGGTTGGCAGCATCAtccccaagaggaggaggaggaggaagaagaaggagaggaggaagatgaggaagatgaACTTCAGGGGGGCTCAGCTCCAAATGGAGGCCCCAACATGAGAGAAAGCAGGCTGGTGGGACACATAGATCGGTGGaacatctcttcctcctcccaagaAATCCTAGAGGATGTCCAGCTCCTACAGGAACTAAATGACTACCAAGATCTTTTGGAAGAAAATGGAGAAGATTACGATTTTGGTGAGCTTCCAGAGTTTGGTCACTTGGGGAAGGCCAATCCAGAGAGTCCCCAAGCGG AATACCTAGAGGGTGATGAGATCTCAGAAGACCTAAGCCCACTTTCCTACTGGCGTCCAAAGACGGACCAACAGTTGGACTTTCCAGAGGACAATCGGGAACAAGACAGCTCCGAGGGACaagcaaagccaggaggggcaTGGGATGTTGCCAGTGAAGGAGAGGCCTACGCTGAACTTTCATTTGAGGGCCAGTATGGCTCAGAGTTCAGCACCAGTCCCGAAGCACTGAGAGATCCTATGGCTTTATATAAACACAGAAAATCCCACAGCTTTACCTCAGACGGTGGCGAGGAGGAGTTATCGGAGAACTCCAACCTCAGTCCGTCTCCCTCGGGGCCACCTCCGGAGCACAGCCGCTTAAAAATAGATGTCTTGGAGATACAGGGACTGGAGATGGAGGAGTTTCCCCAAGAAACGGAGCTCTCCTCCCTGTTGGAAAGAAGTCATGCATGCAGTTCTCCAACGGGTTCCATGCCTTGGAGTCGTAGACCATTGGGCCATCCATTGATGGAACACCTTCAGAACTCTGCCAGCATTGATGCTGAGatgttcccagaatccttctggATGGAGAATGTGGCTCAGCCAGTGGAAACTGTTCTCAAGATGGCCACAGCCCAAATGGGGCAGCGTAGGCCTTCAACGCAACGTGAAGGACTTTTGGATTCAAGGGAGGCTACAGAAACGCCTCCCGCTCTTAGGCGGCTGAGTTACCGGCAACCAGAAAGAGCACAGAAGCTAAAAATAGATATCCCTTATGGGCTTCCATCGAAATTCCGCAGGCAGTCACGGTCCTTGAGCCCTCAGGGAAGAGCCTCCCAAAGAAAAGATGGAGGAGCTGGGTCAAGTCAACCTAACCAAGCAAGTCAACCTGCCCTCGTAACAGGTGACCCTTTGCCGTATGGTCGAGGGAAGCTCAACTATCCACTACCAGACTTGTCCAAAGTGGAGCCTCGGGTCAGATTCCCCAAAGACTCCGAAAGTTACCATCCACCCCGAGGGAAGACCATCCCTGCCAGGTCCAAGGATCCCGGCAAGCCAGTGATCTTCAAGTCTCCTGCTGAGATTGTGCGCGAGGTGTTGATGAGCAGCGGGGAGGGTTCTCCCCAGAAATATGCGGCCCCCACCGTCTCTGTGATTCCTGAGGAACTGAAATCCCCACGGCAAGCTACTGAGCTGGTGCACCAGCTTCAG gAGGATTACCACAAACTGCTGACAAAGTATGCCGAAGCTGAGAATACTATTGATCGGCTGAGACTGGGTACTAAG GTGCGCTTGTATGCTGACCCTCCAAAGCCCAGCCATGGGGTCCAGATGGGGACAGTATCTCAGCCCTCCAAGGTTATGACCTTCAGCATCCCTCAGGTCAGAGCAGCTGAGGTCACAGGGAGATCTAGTTCAGTACCAGAACCTGCTCAGAACAAAG GGTTTTCTGGACAAAGAAttgtttcctcttcccttccaaaCTCCGCAGACACTGACATTCCCAAAGTGGATGGTTTCACCTCCCCAGGAACAGGTTTCACAGGAGATGATCTGACCCAGTTGTTGGCTTCCCAGGCGAAGAAAATTCGGGATCAG GTGGAGTCCCTGGAGGAGTTAATTTGGACTGGGAGGCTGACACCTGAAGACCAGCAAAAG GGCTTTGCAAGGCTAAAAGAAGCTCAGGGTGCACTGGAACAGGCTTACTTGCAGGCTCGAGATGAACACCGACTTCTGCAGAAACAGCAAGAACCTGCAGGGGCTCTAGGAGATTTTGACCCCGATCG TGTAGTGGAAGGAGAGATATTCCATCTGGAGATGCGCTTGGAAGAGCTGAAGGAGAGACTTGAAGAAGCTGTATCCAACCAGTTACTTGCCCAGAAGAGGCCAGAGGAAACCATATCATCATCTTCCCATTTCCTAGTACAGAGTCCCAAAGCACAAATGGGTTCTCCAACGCCATCTCTTCAAGCCCCAACCCCTGCCATCCAGACGCCATACCCTCAG GCCTCTGATTTGGAAAACAGTCGCTACAAAGTCCAGGCGGATATGGAAGGAAGCTCCATCAGCGATGAGATGATAGAGGAAGGAGAAGGTCTTCCAGAGCCCCTTCGCCACATGCAGCTCCAAGTGGAGAAGGACTTTGACCACCTCTTGGGACA cTATAGCAGCTTCAAGTCATTGCCGGAGGCCCTGAGCTTGGAACAACTGCACTCTGAAGCGCATCACTTCTCACCAGAGGAAACAGATGGTACAACTGCTACCGAAAACCCTGGAACAAATGAGGACTCTGTCCAGACAGTGCCTAAAGATAAGAAGGCCACTCGCGTCtcatcttcttcctccacaaA GGAGGCCCAACAGAGGAAACCTCTCCATCtgcttccaagaaaacctcaacgGCCACCTTACCAGGTCAGAGATGTGACCTCTGCTCAGGCGGTGAACTTGGCAACTCAGGAGGAGTCCTCTGAGAAGGATAGGACCTCGGGTTCACTCCGTAAGGTGTCCtccagggaaaaggaggagaagctcTCCCCTCACAGCAGCATGGTCAGTGTTGAGGACAGCAGCATTTCCGAACGCATTTCCCAGAAGCCCTTCCGGAAGACCAATATGGCGTTGTCGGAG GATCTCCGCATTCTGTCTCCGGAGACCGACAGTGGATTTGTGGGGTCTGAAGCCAGCAGAGTGTCCCCCTTGGCACAGATGCCAAAGCACCACTCATCCCAGTTGAG ATCCCATGGTATGATGGGAGAATCAGTCCCTACCAATGGAGCCCACCACCCAGCTCCTCAGAAGAAGGGAGCCATTGTGATGGAACCACAAGGGGCAGATGTATCTCCCAGGAACCGGCCATCAGAGAGTGGGCTCCAGAGACGAAGCCTGTCCAAAAGAGTCCCACACCGGATCCGCTCTCCTCGACAGCGGACGAACAACATTGCCAGTGAGATGGAGCCTGGCACTGAGAGCT CTCACAACAACTCAGAAGCTGAGGCCGAATTGCCCAGTAGACATGGCACTTACAATCTCCTTCCGGATGAACCAAAACGCTCTTGTTCTCCCAGTTCCTCCGCTACGTCGCTTTCCCCGTCTCGGATGCACTCCTACAGTCTTCTGAACTCCCGCATGGAACGAGA CCAGGCTATCGCAGCTTTGCAGGATGAAGTTTCACAGCTGCGGCAAAGTCTGGATGAGACCCTCCATGGACCTTTTGGTTACCCAAAGCACTCCTCCTCTCCACGTGCCTCTAAACTCCCGATGCCACCCCAGAACAGTGCCAGCTTCTTCACAAGTGCCGATCCCACGCG CAAAACCTCGGGGAAAAGAGCAGTTGAATCTGAGGATATGCCTTCTCCGATCAAATCAGAAGAGCGGATGAGAAGATCATCACTCGGCCGAGGTGGGACTCAGGAAGACCTCA CCCCAACAGGGTCAGATTACTCTACACCAAAGTCCCAGAAAGGAAGACAGAAAGAAGTCTCCCCTTCTAGGATGGAAAACCCAAAGCAGTCCACCCTACGAGGACCTTATACAG